Proteins co-encoded in one Streptomyces sp. JH34 genomic window:
- a CDS encoding OFA family MFS transporter, with protein MNFLDRSRTVAPPGWSRWLVPPAALAVHLSIGQAYAWSVFKPPLESALDLSGTASALPFQLGIVMLGLSAAFGGTLVERNGPRWAMFVSLVCFSSGFLVASLGAATGKYWLVVLGYGFIGGIGLGIGYISPVSTLIKWFPDRPGMATGIAIMGFGGGALIASPWSTGMLERFGTDRSGIATAFLVHGIVYAAFMALGVLLVRVPPDGWLPDGWQPKQETRRLVTNAQVSARNALRTPQFWCLWVVLCMNVTAGIGILEKAVPMIQDFFADTSTPVSVSAAAGFVALLSLANMGGRLLWSSTSDLIGRKNMYRIYLGVGALMYVVIAQLGNDSKPLFICCALVILSFYGGGFATAPAYLRDLFGTYQVGAIHGRLLTAWSTAGVLGPLIVNRVADAGERAGHSGPSLYTTSLTIMIGLLVVGFVANECIRPVHARFHEAPERSPRVHQQS; from the coding sequence ATGAACTTCCTCGACAGGTCCCGAACTGTCGCGCCCCCGGGGTGGAGCCGCTGGCTCGTGCCGCCCGCCGCGCTCGCCGTGCACCTTTCCATCGGACAGGCCTACGCCTGGAGCGTGTTCAAGCCTCCGCTCGAATCCGCTCTCGACCTCTCGGGTACCGCCAGTGCTCTGCCGTTCCAGCTGGGCATCGTCATGCTCGGCCTCTCCGCCGCGTTCGGCGGAACCCTCGTCGAACGCAACGGCCCCCGCTGGGCCATGTTCGTCTCGCTGGTCTGTTTCTCCTCCGGCTTCCTCGTCGCCTCGCTCGGCGCCGCGACCGGCAAGTACTGGCTCGTCGTCCTCGGCTACGGCTTCATCGGCGGCATAGGCCTCGGCATCGGCTACATCTCGCCCGTCTCCACCCTCATCAAGTGGTTCCCCGACCGTCCCGGCATGGCGACCGGTATCGCCATCATGGGATTCGGCGGCGGCGCCCTCATCGCCTCGCCCTGGTCCACCGGGATGCTGGAGCGCTTCGGGACCGACCGCTCCGGTATCGCCACGGCCTTCCTCGTCCACGGGATCGTCTACGCGGCGTTCATGGCGCTCGGCGTCCTCCTCGTGCGGGTGCCGCCGGACGGCTGGCTCCCCGACGGCTGGCAGCCGAAGCAGGAGACCCGCAGGCTCGTCACGAACGCCCAGGTCTCCGCCCGCAACGCCCTGCGCACACCGCAGTTCTGGTGCCTGTGGGTGGTGCTCTGCATGAACGTCACGGCGGGCATCGGCATCCTGGAGAAGGCCGTGCCGATGATCCAGGACTTCTTCGCGGACACCTCCACCCCGGTCTCGGTCTCCGCGGCGGCGGGCTTCGTCGCCCTGCTGTCCCTGGCCAACATGGGCGGCCGCCTCCTGTGGTCCTCCACCTCGGACCTGATCGGCCGCAAGAACATGTACCGGATCTACCTCGGTGTCGGCGCGCTCATGTACGTGGTCATCGCCCAGCTCGGCAACGACTCCAAGCCGCTCTTCATCTGCTGCGCGCTCGTGATCCTCTCCTTCTACGGCGGAGGCTTCGCGACCGCTCCCGCCTACCTGCGGGACCTCTTCGGCACGTACCAGGTGGGAGCCATCCACGGCCGGCTGCTGACCGCGTGGTCCACGGCCGGGGTGCTCGGCCCGCTCATCGTCAACCGGGTCGCGGACGCGGGGGAGCGTGCGGGACACAGCGGCCCCAGCCTCTACACGACCTCCCTCACGATCATGATCGGGCTGCTGGTCGTCGGCTTCGTGGCCAACGAATGCATTCGCCCGGTCCACGCGCGCTTCCACGAGGCACCGGAAAGGAGCCCCCGTGTCCACCAGCAGTCATAA
- a CDS encoding chorismate-binding protein, which yields MRDLTPLARFGGLVASGLRDVTGDPAALESTGFWAVCADFEGGLVCARFDDVRREEVPLPVPGAWRGPAPGDWTSSLDKAAYTAGVRRIREHIAAGEVYQANLCRVLSAPLPGPRADVDALTALLARGNPAPYAGTIRLPAHGVEIATASPELFLARDGRTVESGPIKGTGRTEDDLLEKDHAENVMIVDLVRNDVGRVCVPGSVSVPDLCAVEKHPGLVHLVSTVRGRLADGAGWPELLNAAFPPGSVTGAPKSSALGIIEALETSPRGPYCGAVGWVDADRGTAELAVGIRTFWIDRTGPAPLLRFGTGAGITWGSDPEREWAETELKAARLLDVASGAHQGTASGVHQETGRTAS from the coding sequence GTGCGCGACCTCACCCCCCTCGCCCGCTTCGGAGGCCTCGTCGCCTCCGGTCTGCGGGACGTCACCGGCGATCCGGCGGCTCTCGAATCAACCGGCTTCTGGGCTGTGTGTGCCGACTTCGAGGGCGGCCTCGTCTGTGCCCGCTTCGACGACGTGCGGCGCGAGGAGGTACCGCTCCCGGTGCCCGGCGCCTGGCGGGGGCCCGCCCCCGGGGACTGGACGTCCTCCCTCGACAAGGCCGCCTACACGGCGGGCGTCCGACGGATCCGTGAACACATAGCGGCCGGCGAGGTGTACCAGGCCAACCTCTGCCGGGTCCTGTCCGCCCCGCTGCCCGGCCCGAGGGCCGACGTGGACGCCCTCACCGCGCTGCTGGCCCGCGGCAACCCGGCCCCCTACGCGGGCACGATCCGGCTCCCGGCCCACGGTGTGGAGATCGCGACCGCCTCTCCCGAGCTCTTCCTCGCGCGCGACGGCAGGACCGTCGAGTCCGGACCGATCAAGGGAACCGGACGCACCGAGGACGATCTGCTGGAGAAGGACCACGCGGAGAACGTGATGATCGTGGATCTGGTCCGCAACGACGTGGGACGGGTCTGCGTGCCCGGCAGCGTGAGCGTTCCCGATCTCTGCGCGGTGGAGAAGCACCCCGGACTCGTCCACCTCGTGTCCACCGTGCGCGGGCGGCTGGCCGACGGCGCGGGATGGCCCGAACTGCTCAACGCCGCGTTCCCGCCCGGCTCCGTCACCGGCGCGCCCAAGTCCAGCGCGCTGGGGATCATCGAGGCGCTGGAGACGTCCCCGCGCGGCCCCTACTGCGGAGCGGTCGGCTGGGTGGACGCCGACCGGGGCACCGCGGAGCTGGCCGTCGGCATACGTACTTTCTGGATCGACCGCACCGGGCCCGCCCCCCTCCTCCGCTTCGGCACCGGAGCCGGCATCACCTGGGGTTCGGATCCGGAGCGCGAATGGGCGGAGACCGAGCTCAAGGCCGCGAGGCTGCTCGACGTGGCGTCGGGCGCCCACCAGGGGACGGCGTCGGGCGTACACCAGGAAACAGGAAGGACCGCGTCATGA
- a CDS encoding RNA methyltransferase produces MAELITVDDPDDPRLGDYTGLTDVELRRRREPAEGLFIAEGEKVIRRAANAGYEMRSMLLSAKWTDVMRDVIEAATAPVYAVTPALAERVTGYHVHRGALASMQRKPLPGVGALLSPVPGNVRRVAVFEDIVDHANLGAAFRNAAALGVDAVLLTPRCADPLYRRAVKVSMGSVFHVPWTRLASWPDDLTLLREAGFTTAALCLSDRSITLDELVAQRNEKLALVFGTEGDGLTPQALAATDAHVRIPMDAGVDSLNVAAASAVAFYATRADPA; encoded by the coding sequence GTGGCTGAACTCATCACCGTCGACGACCCGGACGACCCCCGCCTGGGCGACTACACCGGCCTGACCGACGTCGAGCTCCGGCGACGGCGGGAACCCGCCGAGGGTCTCTTCATCGCCGAGGGCGAGAAGGTGATCCGGCGTGCCGCCAACGCCGGGTACGAGATGCGGTCCATGCTGCTCTCCGCCAAGTGGACCGACGTCATGCGCGATGTGATCGAGGCGGCCACCGCACCGGTCTACGCGGTCACTCCGGCCCTCGCCGAGCGTGTCACCGGCTATCACGTGCACCGCGGGGCCCTGGCCTCCATGCAGCGCAAGCCTCTCCCCGGCGTCGGCGCGCTGCTGTCCCCGGTGCCGGGGAACGTACGGCGGGTCGCGGTGTTCGAGGACATCGTCGACCACGCCAATCTCGGAGCGGCCTTCCGCAACGCGGCCGCACTCGGTGTCGACGCGGTCCTCCTCACCCCGCGCTGCGCCGACCCGCTCTACCGGCGGGCGGTGAAGGTCTCCATGGGGTCCGTCTTCCATGTGCCGTGGACGCGCCTGGCGTCCTGGCCGGATGACCTCACCCTGCTGAGGGAGGCCGGCTTCACCACTGCCGCGCTGTGCCTCAGCGACAGGTCGATCACCCTGGACGAACTCGTCGCACAGCGGAACGAGAAGCTGGCGCTCGTCTTCGGCACCGAGGGCGACGGCCTCACCCCCCAGGCGCTCGCCGCGACCGACGCCCATGTGCGGATCCCGATGGACGCCGGGGTCGACTCGCTCAACGTCGCCGCCGCCTCAGCCGTCGCCTTCTACGCGACCCGGGCCGACCCCGCCTGA
- a CDS encoding aminodeoxychorismate lyase translates to MRIWVNGALRDADDARLSVLDHGLTVGDGIFETVRVAGGRPFALTRHLERLTRSARGLGLTDPDHDAVRQAVAAVVEANPVELGRLRITYTGGLSPLGSDRGDEGPSLVVAMSGTTRRPDSTAVVTVPWTRNERGAVTGLKTTSYAENVVALARAHEQGASEALFPNTVGQLCEGTGSNVFVVLDGRVHTPPLASGCLAGITRALAVEWTGAQETDLPLDVLERADEIFLTSTLRDIQAVHRVDGRELPGAPGPVTAKAMRIFDERAADDLDP, encoded by the coding sequence ATGAGGATCTGGGTCAACGGAGCGCTGCGGGACGCCGACGACGCCCGCCTGTCCGTGCTCGACCACGGGCTGACCGTGGGGGACGGCATCTTCGAGACGGTCCGGGTGGCCGGGGGGCGGCCCTTCGCCCTCACCCGTCACCTGGAGCGGCTGACCCGCTCGGCCAGGGGGCTGGGCCTGACCGACCCCGATCACGACGCCGTGCGCCAGGCGGTGGCGGCCGTCGTCGAGGCCAACCCCGTGGAGCTCGGACGCCTGCGGATCACTTACACCGGAGGTCTCTCGCCACTCGGCTCCGACCGTGGTGACGAGGGCCCCAGCCTGGTCGTCGCCATGAGCGGGACGACCCGCCGGCCCGACAGCACCGCCGTCGTCACCGTCCCCTGGACACGGAACGAGCGGGGCGCGGTGACGGGCCTCAAGACCACCTCGTACGCGGAGAACGTCGTCGCCCTCGCGCGCGCCCACGAGCAGGGCGCCTCCGAGGCGCTCTTCCCCAACACGGTCGGACAGCTCTGCGAGGGCACCGGCTCCAACGTCTTCGTCGTCCTCGACGGCCGTGTCCACACCCCTCCGCTCGCCTCGGGATGCCTCGCCGGGATCACCCGCGCGCTGGCGGTGGAGTGGACGGGAGCCCAGGAGACCGACCTTCCGCTGGACGTGCTCGAGCGCGCCGACGAGATCTTCCTGACCTCCACGCTCCGCGACATCCAGGCCGTCCACCGGGTCGACGGGAGAGAACTGCCCGGCGCTCCCGGACCCGTGACGGCGAAGGCCATGCGGATCTTCGACGAGCGTGCGGCGGACGATCTCGACCCGTGA
- a CDS encoding serine/threonine-protein kinase yields MAMMRLRREDPRVVGSFRLHRRLGAGGMGVVYLGSDRRGQRVALKVIRPDLAEDQEFRSRFAREVSAARRIRGGCTARLVAADLEADRPWFATQYVPGPSLHDKVAEEGPLPAAEVASIGAALSEGLVAVHEAGVVHRDLKPSNILLSPKGPRIIDFGIAWATGASTLTHVGTAVGSPGFLAPEQVRGAAVTPATDVFSLGATLAYAATADSPFGHGSSEVMLYRVVHEEPHLFDVHDALAPLVRACLAKDPDERPSTLQLSMRLKEIAAREAQGLHERRPPAQRSEQELDRPTGRLEGPYTEQSTRRTAGGHAQTSRAPGRRSTQSSRPAAPRTGGSQSRAPRGGSRSGQHPQGPKGTNGRQASRPGVRTTSAGKTGKRRPANPRLLRQRLVVFVVVTLLVALGIAAAQGCQGPARGLGGTPSHTYHGVAVDPVEADSP; encoded by the coding sequence ATGGCGATGATGCGGCTCCGGCGCGAGGACCCGCGTGTCGTCGGATCGTTCAGGCTGCACCGGCGGCTCGGCGCGGGCGGCATGGGCGTCGTCTACCTGGGCTCCGACCGCAGGGGCCAGCGGGTGGCGCTCAAGGTGATCCGGCCGGACCTGGCGGAGGATCAGGAGTTCCGCTCACGCTTCGCGCGCGAGGTGTCGGCCGCCCGGCGGATTCGCGGCGGCTGCACGGCCCGCCTGGTGGCCGCCGATCTGGAGGCCGACCGGCCGTGGTTCGCCACGCAGTACGTGCCCGGCCCCTCCCTCCACGACAAGGTGGCCGAGGAGGGACCTCTCCCGGCCGCCGAGGTGGCCTCGATCGGGGCCGCGCTGTCGGAGGGTCTGGTGGCGGTGCACGAGGCCGGGGTCGTCCACCGCGATCTGAAGCCGTCGAACATCCTCCTCTCCCCCAAGGGCCCCCGGATCATCGACTTCGGTATCGCCTGGGCGACGGGGGCCAGCACCCTCACCCATGTCGGGACGGCAGTCGGCTCACCCGGTTTCCTGGCGCCCGAGCAGGTACGCGGCGCGGCGGTGACGCCCGCCACGGACGTCTTCTCGCTGGGTGCCACCCTGGCCTATGCGGCGACGGCCGATTCACCCTTCGGACACGGCAGTTCCGAGGTGATGCTCTACCGCGTGGTCCATGAGGAACCCCATCTGTTCGACGTGCACGACGCGCTCGCGCCACTCGTACGGGCGTGTCTGGCGAAGGACCCGGACGAACGGCCGAGCACGCTGCAGCTCTCCATGCGGCTGAAGGAGATCGCCGCGCGCGAGGCACAGGGGCTGCATGAGCGGCGGCCGCCCGCGCAGCGGAGCGAGCAGGAGCTGGACCGGCCGACCGGCCGGCTGGAAGGCCCGTACACCGAACAGTCGACCCGGCGTACGGCCGGAGGGCACGCGCAGACGTCGCGGGCTCCGGGGCGGCGCTCGACGCAGTCGTCCCGCCCGGCCGCCCCTCGTACCGGTGGCTCGCAGTCGCGGGCCCCGCGCGGCGGGTCGCGCTCCGGTCAGCACCCCCAGGGACCGAAGGGGACGAACGGCAGGCAGGCCTCCCGGCCGGGCGTCCGGACGACGTCGGCGGGAAAGACCGGCAAGCGGCGGCCGGCCAATCCGCGGCTGCTGCGTCAGAGGCTCGTCGTCTTCGTCGTGGTGACGCTGCTGGTCGCGCTGGGGATCGCGGCCGCGCAGGGCTGCCAGGGCCCCGCACGCGGGCTGGGCGGCACCCCCTCGCACACGTACCACGGAGTGGCTGTCGACCCGGTGGAGGCGGACAGCCCCTGA
- a CDS encoding aminoglycoside phosphotransferase family protein, whose amino-acid sequence MTTTPVVRALGGLAHDSAHPGTAACSCPPPQVLADRPDGTVVRSGPVVAKAHAADSDTPALLARLSLAASPALAGILLPPLPAPDGPPGSAGGRTVSLWPYGRPVDPSEPDAAPWEEAAVLLARLHRTTPPRPLPPMRGPVKAARAVARMCRAGADGTAAAPVLAAWRGLPGWARAEDPMPAHRDGYLCHGDLHLGQLVRHPAPRGPWLLIDVDDAGLGDPAWDLARPAAWYAAGLLSPGVWLRFLGAYRAADGPAVRAEGDPWPELDVAARALTVQTAALALAKSVAEERSPDEVEQLMIDACVRIASLPPELVSEPAS is encoded by the coding sequence ATGACCACCACCCCTGTCGTACGCGCACTGGGCGGTCTCGCGCACGACAGCGCGCACCCCGGAACGGCGGCGTGCTCCTGCCCCCCGCCCCAGGTGCTCGCCGACCGGCCCGACGGCACCGTGGTCCGCAGCGGCCCGGTCGTCGCCAAGGCCCACGCCGCCGACTCCGACACCCCCGCCCTCCTGGCCCGGCTGTCCCTGGCCGCCTCGCCCGCGCTCGCCGGAATCCTGCTCCCGCCGCTCCCCGCCCCGGACGGCCCGCCCGGCAGCGCCGGGGGCCGCACCGTGAGCCTCTGGCCGTACGGCCGTCCCGTCGACCCGTCGGAGCCGGACGCCGCACCCTGGGAGGAAGCAGCCGTCCTCCTGGCCCGCCTGCACCGCACCACGCCGCCCCGTCCGCTCCCGCCGATGCGTGGACCGGTCAAGGCCGCCCGGGCCGTGGCGCGGATGTGCCGGGCCGGAGCCGACGGCACGGCCGCGGCGCCGGTACTGGCCGCCTGGCGGGGGCTGCCCGGCTGGGCCCGCGCCGAGGATCCGATGCCCGCACACCGGGACGGCTACCTCTGCCACGGCGATCTGCACCTCGGCCAGCTCGTCCGGCACCCCGCCCCCCGGGGCCCCTGGCTGCTGATCGACGTCGACGACGCGGGCCTCGGCGATCCCGCCTGGGACCTGGCACGGCCCGCCGCCTGGTACGCGGCCGGGCTGCTGTCGCCCGGTGTCTGGCTCCGCTTCCTCGGGGCCTACCGGGCCGCCGACGGCCCGGCCGTGCGCGCCGAAGGGGATCCGTGGCCCGAGCTCGACGTGGCGGCGCGGGCGCTCACGGTGCAGACGGCCGCGCTCGCCCTGGCCAAGTCCGTCGCGGAGGAGCGGAGTCCGGATGAGGTGGAACAGTTGATGATCGATGCATGTGTCCGAATTGCCTCCCTCCCGCCCGAGTTGGTGTCCGAACCCGCGTCGTAG
- a CDS encoding zf-TFIIB domain-containing protein gives MIQCPKCHAQMHTYNRNGVQIEQCSGCRGIFLDYGELESLTRLESQWAQQAPPAPPAPQAYPAAQAPAWGAPPHQGGHYGGHHRQKSFGRMLFSS, from the coding sequence ATGATCCAGTGCCCCAAGTGCCATGCCCAGATGCACACCTACAACCGCAACGGCGTCCAGATCGAGCAGTGCAGCGGCTGCCGCGGGATATTCCTCGACTACGGCGAGCTGGAGTCCCTGACCCGCCTGGAGTCGCAGTGGGCGCAGCAGGCCCCGCCCGCGCCGCCCGCCCCGCAGGCGTACCCCGCCGCGCAGGCCCCCGCCTGGGGGGCGCCGCCGCACCAGGGCGGTCACTACGGCGGCCACCACCGCCAGAAGAGCTTCGGCCGGATGCTGTTCAGCTCCTGA